In a genomic window of Hyphomonas sp.:
- a CDS encoding MFS transporter has translation MSSAPPGPPGSEAEYRALSGRDLWLLTLACAVVTANAYYIHPIIALVADDFGVSASEIGLVPALNQIALALGIFLLLPLGDRFSNRTLATVFAAGQFLGMAMMAFATDFRVFVAGSTFLGFSTITPYLLPAYASKRVSLARLGHTTATLTTGVISGILVARVGGGWLGEHYGWRSVYYVATALMAAVTLLLPRIMDARQTRGGAGERQGYVSLILSLFPVVRRHPEVVLSGMMQGLAFGIFLAVWLGLGLYLTSPEMGYGADVVGYLAALGLINMFTTPILGRWADRIGPRRLRAIVALVQFTGVCLLGVAGQNVWTLLVPLMLMNVVGPLIDVTGRMTFLNQPPDVRTRLMTAYIILMFIGGGLGSWLGTSVYEIWGWTGTASMALGMSAALLVLAIIATRLDPKRRSTQRETNDG, from the coding sequence GTGAGCTCTGCGCCGCCCGGCCCGCCGGGCAGCGAGGCCGAGTACCGAGCATTGAGCGGCCGCGATCTGTGGCTGCTGACGCTTGCCTGCGCGGTGGTGACGGCAAATGCCTACTACATCCACCCGATCATCGCGCTGGTGGCGGATGATTTCGGCGTATCGGCCTCGGAGATCGGGCTTGTCCCGGCGCTGAACCAGATTGCGCTGGCCCTTGGCATCTTCCTGCTGCTGCCTCTGGGGGACCGGTTCAGCAACCGGACGCTGGCGACGGTGTTTGCCGCAGGCCAGTTCCTGGGCATGGCGATGATGGCGTTTGCGACCGATTTCCGGGTCTTCGTGGCGGGATCCACCTTTCTCGGATTCTCGACCATCACGCCCTATCTGCTGCCGGCCTATGCGTCGAAACGCGTGTCGCTGGCGCGGCTGGGGCATACCACGGCCACGCTGACGACGGGCGTGATCAGCGGGATCCTCGTCGCGCGCGTGGGCGGCGGCTGGCTGGGCGAGCATTATGGCTGGCGCAGCGTGTACTATGTTGCCACGGCGCTGATGGCGGCCGTGACCCTGTTGCTGCCCCGGATCATGGATGCACGCCAGACGCGCGGCGGCGCGGGCGAACGCCAGGGCTATGTCTCTCTGATCCTGTCCCTGTTCCCGGTCGTGCGGCGGCACCCCGAAGTGGTGCTGTCCGGCATGATGCAGGGGCTGGCCTTCGGCATCTTCCTGGCTGTCTGGCTGGGTCTGGGCCTGTACCTGACGAGTCCGGAAATGGGCTATGGCGCCGATGTGGTCGGCTATCTGGCGGCGCTGGGCCTGATCAACATGTTCACGACTCCCATCCTTGGCAGATGGGCGGACCGGATCGGGCCCCGCAGATTGCGGGCGATCGTTGCGCTGGTGCAGTTTACCGGCGTCTGTCTGCTGGGCGTTGCGGGCCAGAATGTCTGGACGCTGCTTGTCCCGCTGATGCTGATGAATGTCGTGGGGCCGCTGATCGATGTGACGGGGCGGATGACCTTTCTCAACCAGCCGCCGGATGTGCGCACCCGCCTGATGACGGCCTATATCATCCTCATGTTCATCGGCGGCGGACTGGGCAGCTGGCTGGGCACGAGCGTCTACGAGATCTGGGGCTGGACCGGCACGGCCAGCATGGCGCTGGGTATGTCTGCCGCGCTGCTCGTTCTGGCGATCATCGCAACGCGTCTGGACCCGAAACGGAGATCGACGCAAAGGGAGACCAATGATGGCTGA
- a CDS encoding phosphotransferase family protein, whose translation MAEGETAAEMFTGTKPVADTHKFDEAKLAAWMEANVEGYQGPLEVRQFKGGQSNPTYQLVTPNKKYVMRRKPPGKLLPSAHAVDREYRVISALYPLGYPVARPYGLCTDESVVGTMFYVMDMVEGRILWDGTLPDYEPAERRAIYEAKVKTFADLHNVDWRAAGLEGFGKEGDYVARQIHRWTKQYKASETQHIPEMEQLIEWLPNNIPPGDKTTIVHGDYRLDNMVLHPTEPRVIAVLDWELCTLGDPLADFSYHLMNWVMPPGDSSRGSIMAIDDLKAWGIPTMDEYVDLYCKHTGRDGLPELDYYFAYNGFRLAGILQGIIGRVRDGTANSANAESNAARVVPLAKFAAEYARRAGMPG comes from the coding sequence ATGGCCGAGGGAGAAACCGCTGCGGAAATGTTCACAGGCACCAAGCCTGTCGCGGACACTCACAAGTTCGATGAGGCAAAGCTCGCCGCCTGGATGGAAGCGAATGTCGAAGGCTATCAGGGGCCGCTCGAAGTGCGCCAGTTCAAGGGTGGCCAGTCCAACCCGACCTATCAGCTGGTGACGCCGAACAAGAAATACGTCATGCGCCGCAAGCCGCCCGGCAAGCTGTTGCCCAGCGCCCACGCGGTCGACCGGGAATATCGCGTGATTTCCGCGCTCTACCCGCTCGGCTATCCGGTGGCGCGGCCCTATGGCCTGTGCACCGATGAGAGTGTGGTCGGCACGATGTTCTATGTCATGGACATGGTGGAAGGCCGCATCCTGTGGGATGGCACGCTGCCGGATTACGAGCCGGCCGAGCGCCGCGCGATCTATGAGGCGAAGGTGAAGACCTTTGCGGACCTGCACAATGTTGACTGGCGCGCGGCGGGCCTCGAAGGCTTCGGCAAGGAGGGCGACTATGTGGCCCGCCAGATTCATCGCTGGACGAAACAGTACAAGGCCTCCGAGACCCAGCACATCCCGGAGATGGAACAGCTGATCGAATGGCTGCCCAACAACATTCCGCCGGGCGACAAGACCACCATCGTGCACGGCGACTATCGCCTGGACAATATGGTGCTGCACCCGACCGAGCCGCGCGTGATCGCCGTGCTGGACTGGGAGCTCTGCACGCTGGGCGACCCGCTGGCGGACTTCTCCTATCATTTGATGAACTGGGTGATGCCGCCGGGCGATTCCTCGCGTGGATCGATCATGGCGATTGACGACCTCAAGGCCTGGGGCATTCCGACGATGGACGAATATGTCGATCTCTATTGCAAGCATACGGGCCGCGATGGCCTGCCGGAGCTCGACTATTACTTCGCCTACAATGGCTTCCGTCTTGCGGGCATCCTGCAGGGCATTATCGGCCGGGTGCGTGATGGCACGGCCAACAGCGCGAATGCCGAATCGAATGCAGCGCGCGTCGTGCCGCTGGCGAAGTTTGCCGCCGAATATGCGCGCCGAGCCGGGATGCCCGGGTGA